One part of the Thermodesulfobacteriota bacterium genome encodes these proteins:
- a CDS encoding MotA/TolQ/ExbB proton channel family protein: protein MYPITLALGLGLAVVLERLYVLLVRFNVDGRKFYSELRPLIERGDLEAARDLCGDAPLPRILRAGIEAALGGAARAPNPSYERAIQNAVDEEALAVIPGVQKRTHYLSMIANVSTLMGLLGTILGLMQAFQAVAGADPSQKAAMLAQGISMAMNTTAYGLIVAIPCMASYAFLQSKSGKIVDEIDEYSVKVINLLAAVPRSS from the coding sequence ATGTACCCGATCACGCTCGCCCTGGGGCTCGGGCTGGCGGTGGTGCTCGAGCGCCTCTACGTGCTCCTGGTTCGGTTCAACGTGGACGGCCGGAAGTTCTACTCGGAGCTGCGGCCGCTCATCGAGCGCGGAGACCTGGAGGCCGCCCGGGACCTGTGCGGCGACGCACCGCTTCCGCGCATCCTGCGGGCCGGCATCGAAGCGGCTCTGGGAGGGGCGGCCCGCGCACCCAACCCCTCTTACGAGCGCGCCATCCAGAACGCGGTGGACGAAGAGGCCCTGGCGGTCATCCCGGGCGTGCAGAAGCGCACCCACTACCTCTCCATGATCGCCAACGTCTCCACCCTCATGGGGCTCCTGGGCACCATCCTGGGCCTCATGCAGGCGTTCCAGGCGGTGGCCGGCGCCGACCCCTCCCAGAAGGCGGCCATGCTCGCCCAGGGGATCTCCATGGCCATGAACACCACGGCCTACGGGCTGATCGTGGCCATCCCCTGCATGGCGAGCTACGCCTTTCTCCAGTCCAAGTCGGGGAAGATCGTCGACGAGATCGACGAGTACTCGGTCAAGGTGATCAACCTCCTGGCGGCGGTGCCGCGGAGCAGCTGA
- a CDS encoding biopolymer transporter ExbD → MPFSPTKRKKHLRRGAREMSLQLTSMIDVFTILLVFLLKSYASEGQLVQLAETIRLPVSTAQEVIHPAVTVAFNDHALYVDGALLLDEVASHVAAEDLLIGPLYEVLRDKAARTRQIAAANPSVVFTGEIVLQGDREIPFRLLKKIIYTAGQAEYLNQSLAVFQEE, encoded by the coding sequence GTGCCGTTCTCCCCCACCAAGCGCAAGAAGCACCTGCGGCGGGGCGCCCGGGAGATGTCGCTCCAGCTCACGTCCATGATCGACGTCTTCACGATCCTCCTGGTGTTCCTGCTCAAGAGCTACGCCAGCGAAGGGCAGCTCGTGCAGCTCGCCGAGACCATCCGCCTGCCGGTCTCCACGGCCCAGGAGGTCATCCACCCGGCCGTCACGGTGGCGTTCAACGACCACGCGCTCTACGTGGACGGTGCGCTGCTGCTCGACGAGGTCGCCTCCCACGTGGCGGCGGAGGATCTCCTGATCGGGCCTCTGTACGAGGTGCTCCGGGACAAGGCCGCCCGCACCCGCCAGATCGCGGCTGCCAATCCCTCGGTCGTGTTCACCGGGGAGATCGTGCTCCAGGGCGACCGGGAGATCCCCTTCCGGCTCCTCAAGAAAATCATCTACACGGCGGGACAGGCCGAGTACCTCAACCAGTCCCTGGCCGTCTTCCAGGAAGAATGA
- a CDS encoding biopolymer transporter ExbD, with product MAAKRPSKRRHEVQTDVELKLIPVMSLLVVLVPMLLQTAVFERTAAVQVNLPSADEVRYLEEPDPETLAESLTLALTDQGFLLASGEKTLVRLSRTGAAAFDYGALEQELARAKERFPAQESLVLLVEDKILYDDVIRTMDRCRPHFPAVSLADRVVAGMEE from the coding sequence ATGGCGGCCAAGCGGCCCAGCAAGCGTCGCCACGAGGTGCAGACCGACGTGGAGCTCAAGCTCATCCCCGTGATGAGCCTGCTCGTGGTCCTGGTGCCCATGCTCCTCCAGACCGCGGTCTTCGAACGCACCGCCGCGGTGCAGGTCAACCTGCCCAGCGCCGACGAGGTGCGCTACCTGGAGGAGCCCGACCCCGAGACGCTGGCCGAGTCCCTGACCCTGGCCCTCACCGACCAGGGGTTCCTTCTGGCCTCGGGGGAGAAGACCCTGGTGCGTCTGTCCCGCACCGGAGCCGCCGCCTTCGACTACGGGGCCCTGGAGCAGGAGCTGGCCCGGGCCAAGGAGCGGTTCCCGGCCCAGGAGTCCCTCGTGCTCCTGGTGGAGGACAAGATCCTCTACGACGACGTGATCCGCACCATGGACCGGTGCCGCCCCCACTTCCCTGCCGTCTCCCTGGCGGACCGGGTCGTGGCGGGGATGGAGGAGTAG